One genomic segment of Novisyntrophococcus fermenticellae includes these proteins:
- a CDS encoding sugar ABC transporter ATP-binding protein translates to MSEEYVLQLQHIRKEYPGVVALKDVSLALKKGEILALIGENGAGKSTLIKTCSGAVIPTSGKIIVNGKEHTSMTPQLAAENGIAIIYQEFNNVAELSAAENLFLGRPIRKGIIIDKAAMEREAAKAFERLHIKINPRTLMKNLTVGYQQMVEIAKAIQQDAKILIMDEPSAPLTSAEVESMFEVVERLREEGISIIYISHRLEEIYRLSDRIVVLRDGEYVKTLITEESRVEELIHLMVGRELTETYPQRKDCINYEHVVLELQDVCGNGDEHISLQIHKGEILGLGGLIGAGRTELANLIFGAAKKKSGKIIFNGEEINPKSPREAINAGIALVPEDRKRHGALLGVSIKNNINMAVYERNSTMSVIDAGKEKATAEKYKEELAIKTPTLEQLVKNLSGGNQQKVILARWLAANSKLVIFDEPTRGIDVGAKYEIYKLMNNLVEKEGKTILLISSEMEELMGMSDRIVVLAEGHITGELDKCDFEQDKIMVYASATVKEG, encoded by the coding sequence ATGAGTGAAGAATATGTATTACAATTACAGCACATAAGAAAAGAGTACCCGGGTGTTGTGGCACTAAAGGATGTATCCCTTGCATTGAAAAAAGGTGAGATTCTTGCGTTAATTGGTGAAAATGGTGCCGGAAAATCAACACTGATCAAAACATGTTCCGGAGCGGTCATCCCCACCTCCGGCAAAATAATAGTAAACGGAAAAGAGCATACAAGCATGACGCCTCAACTGGCGGCAGAAAATGGTATTGCAATTATTTATCAGGAATTCAATAATGTGGCAGAGCTGTCAGCAGCAGAAAACCTGTTCCTGGGAAGACCTATTAGAAAAGGAATTATTATCGATAAGGCAGCAATGGAAAGAGAAGCAGCGAAGGCATTTGAACGGCTTCATATCAAAATCAATCCCAGGACACTGATGAAGAATCTGACCGTAGGTTATCAGCAAATGGTCGAAATTGCGAAGGCAATTCAGCAGGATGCGAAGATACTGATCATGGATGAGCCATCAGCACCTCTGACAAGTGCAGAGGTAGAGAGCATGTTTGAGGTTGTGGAGAGATTGAGAGAAGAAGGTATTTCTATTATATATATATCTCATAGACTGGAAGAAATATATCGTTTGTCTGACCGGATTGTTGTATTACGTGATGGTGAATATGTGAAAACTCTGATAACCGAAGAAAGCCGTGTGGAAGAACTCATTCATCTGATGGTGGGCCGTGAACTGACAGAGACTTATCCGCAGAGGAAGGATTGCATCAATTATGAGCATGTGGTTCTGGAGTTACAGGATGTCTGTGGAAACGGTGATGAGCATATCAGTCTGCAGATCCATAAGGGTGAAATCCTGGGCTTAGGAGGATTGATTGGAGCAGGCCGTACGGAACTAGCGAATCTGATTTTCGGAGCAGCTAAGAAAAAGTCCGGGAAAATTATCTTTAATGGAGAGGAAATCAATCCCAAAAGTCCGCGTGAAGCAATCAATGCAGGAATTGCGCTTGTACCGGAGGACAGAAAGCGGCATGGGGCGCTGCTTGGTGTATCTATAAAAAACAATATTAACATGGCCGTATATGAAAGAAATTCCACTATGAGTGTAATTGATGCCGGAAAAGAAAAAGCAACTGCCGAGAAATATAAAGAAGAACTGGCAATTAAAACACCAACATTAGAACAGTTGGTAAAGAACTTGAGCGGTGGCAATCAACAAAAGGTAATTTTGGCAAGATGGCTGGCGGCAAATTCAAAACTGGTTATTTTTGATGAGCCGACCCGAGGTATTGATGTTGGAGCAAAATACGAAATTTATAAGCTGATGAACAATCTTGTAGAAAAGGAAGGTAAAACAATTCTGCTGATTTCTTCCGAGATGGAGGAACTGATGGGCATGTCTGACAGAATTGTTGTACTGGCGGAAGGACACATAACAGGAGAATTGGATAAGTGTGATTTCGAGCAGGATAAGATTATGGTGTATGCATCAGCAACAGTCAAGGAGGGTTAA
- a CDS encoding ABC transporter permease, with protein MKDKVFYQLKDKAIWVVFILLCVGFTIANPRFITPNNVITIARQVSMYGIASIGMTFVILLGGIDLATGSIITFVNIICAYFMVHNGMNMYIAIILSLLLATLIGTLNGFMVSSVGMPALIATFATQIIFKGIAYILSGGTPINGFTEKFKVIGQGYVGPIPVPVILMVICFVIGSFILNKTYFGRYFYAVGGNEEAAKLSGIRVGRVKYLVYSLSGLFAGLAGIVMLSRTNSAQATAGDGYEFDVITCVVLGGVSVTGGYGKLSNVVAGVLIIGALTNGMVLMNVSSYVQMVVKGLVLAFAVGFDCIQKKRQTA; from the coding sequence ATGAAAGATAAAGTTTTCTACCAATTGAAAGATAAGGCAATCTGGGTTGTATTTATACTGCTGTGTGTGGGATTTACCATCGCAAATCCCAGATTTATTACACCAAATAACGTCATTACAATTGCACGTCAGGTGTCTATGTATGGAATCGCCTCCATCGGGATGACCTTCGTAATTTTGCTCGGCGGGATTGATTTGGCCACAGGTTCCATCATAACCTTTGTAAATATTATTTGTGCCTATTTTATGGTACATAATGGGATGAATATGTATATAGCGATTATCCTGTCCCTTTTGCTTGCCACACTCATTGGTACGCTGAATGGCTTTATGGTATCATCCGTCGGAATGCCGGCTCTGATTGCGACCTTTGCGACACAGATAATTTTTAAGGGAATTGCATATATTTTGAGTGGTGGGACGCCAATCAATGGCTTCACAGAGAAATTCAAGGTAATTGGACAGGGATATGTCGGGCCGATACCGGTTCCTGTCATCCTTATGGTTATCTGTTTCGTAATCGGGAGCTTTATTCTAAATAAAACCTACTTTGGCCGATACTTTTATGCAGTAGGTGGGAACGAAGAGGCTGCAAAGCTTTCCGGAATCCGTGTGGGCCGCGTAAAATATCTGGTGTATTCATTGTCAGGATTGTTTGCGGGCCTTGCAGGTATTGTTATGTTGTCACGAACCAATTCAGCTCAGGCAACGGCAGGCGATGGTTATGAATTTGATGTTATTACCTGTGTAGTTTTAGGCGGTGTTTCTGTAACAGGCGGTTATGGTAAGTTATCCAATGTGGTTGCCGGTGTATTAATTATTGGTGCTCTGACAAACGGTATGGTATTGATGAATGTAAGCTCTTATGTTCAAATGGTCGTAAAAGGCCTTGTACTGGCATTTGCAGTGGGATTTGACTGTATTCAGAAAAAGAGACAGACAGCGTAG
- a CDS encoding ROK family protein: protein MSKEKISPNEIKLKNRQLIYQYVRKNNSVSKQDIVVALQLSLPTVTQNLDYLEKQKLIDTSCKIKNTGGRNATAFTYIKNAKMAIGVYSTVNHINAVAVDLSGMVTGVVKEKRRFNLDDDEYLKRIGEAVEEVKKQANILDEDLLGVGIAVPGLVSDDGETVLYGMTLNFTGKTREEIAKHIPYNSRLVHDSYAAGYAEIWNDHRVKNGFYISLSNSVGGSVIINQSIYEGDTQKGGEIGHMLVVPKGGKRCYCGRTGCFDTVCSACMLDQYTDGNLEKFFVLLKEGDKTAAQLWDEYLDYLAIAVYNMRILFDGVIIVGGYVGAYIGDYMEDLCDRVDQYNPFSDSARDYLIQCRYKREATAAGAAIFFIDDFLNSI, encoded by the coding sequence ATGAGTAAAGAAAAAATAAGTCCCAATGAGATTAAGTTAAAAAACAGGCAGTTGATCTATCAATATGTCCGGAAAAATAATTCAGTATCAAAGCAGGATATTGTTGTGGCTTTGCAATTGAGCCTTCCAACTGTTACGCAGAATTTGGATTATCTGGAAAAGCAGAAACTCATTGACACATCCTGTAAGATTAAAAATACGGGGGGACGGAATGCAACTGCCTTTACTTACATTAAAAATGCCAAGATGGCAATTGGTGTTTATAGTACAGTGAATCACATAAATGCCGTAGCGGTAGATTTATCAGGAATGGTAACAGGAGTTGTAAAAGAGAAAAGGCGATTCAACCTGGATGATGACGAATACCTGAAGAGAATCGGAGAGGCTGTAGAAGAAGTAAAGAAACAGGCAAATATTTTGGATGAGGATCTTTTAGGTGTTGGTATTGCCGTACCAGGCCTGGTCTCGGATGACGGGGAAACTGTCCTCTATGGCATGACACTGAATTTTACCGGAAAGACAAGAGAAGAAATCGCAAAACACATTCCTTATAACAGCCGCCTGGTACATGATTCCTATGCTGCAGGATATGCGGAAATATGGAATGACCACAGGGTCAAAAACGGATTCTATATCAGTTTGAGCAACAGCGTAGGCGGATCTGTGATTATTAATCAATCCATATATGAAGGCGATACCCAAAAAGGGGGAGAGATTGGGCATATGCTGGTTGTTCCCAAAGGCGGCAAAAGGTGTTATTGCGGAAGGACCGGGTGTTTTGATACCGTCTGCAGTGCCTGTATGCTTGATCAGTACACAGACGGCAATCTGGAAAAGTTTTTCGTATTACTTAAGGAGGGTGATAAAACAGCAGCCCAATTGTGGGACGAATATCTGGATTACCTTGCCATAGCCGTATACAATATGCGGATACTTTTTGATGGCGTAATCATAGTCGGAGGCTATGTGGGAGCTTATATTGGAGATTATATGGAAGACTTGTGTGACCGTGTAGACCAGTATAATCCATTTTCGGACAGTGCCAGAGATTATTTGATACAATGCAGGTATAAAAGAGAGGCAACAGCAGCAGGGGCGGCAATTTTCTTTATTGATGATTTTTTAAACAGTATTTAG
- the cas3 gene encoding CRISPR-associated helicase Cas3', with amino-acid sequence MVIAHRDVDEKKNVQEQSLEEHLYNTGQYAGKIGKEVELEAFLKLLGYLHDIGKADAVFQSYICSKTNGKVNHSSAGVRVLYDYIISDDSMAAQLGRRSCFQFFYEVSAYVIFAHHGLYDLVDEKDCEYRNVGRFHYDENGDYHYSEDIILFVRQFDELLQKRGELSISELIKNAYTEFHAVYKKLIHLAKMNCNADRQRQEKQYYMGCLTRLCLSIIKEADIYDSANAFHYPKQPLWNKRDTQKVWEQCYERIETMYQKYEAVPNPTKLNQTRSDLADAIKEEARVRGDGVFKLELPTGAGKTKAGLRYAITNAKRYERSRVFYVTAYLSVLEQNASDIREILQDDSSILEHHSNVVDEKDIKRDSESDKDDAEYHHISYLKESWESPVILTTVVQLCNTFYKGKASNIRRFCKLINSVILLDEVQSLPLNILSNFNLMMNFMKTVMHCNVVHCTATQPVLDNRAMRYPIHYGNINGENDSITDADRIDLKCFQRVDFYNLTGKDGCRKLGTGAIGSYIISELEEFDSCLVILNTKNAVEELCRYLEGNLFDAEIIYLTTNLCAAHRLELISGMKRKLEENRDGRMRHKIVCVSTKLIEAGVDVDFDVVFRSLTGIDSLIQCAGRCNREGKLMKNGIYIHGKFYIIRYTEENLSSLQEIQAAADAAEYAIRSLNHCEDTPLDMESLKMRYYNKYYAGNNNDMDYYDSDWERSMVDELGINCPARDRIKNNFNKYQPVIFQSFARAARQFQLIGDGTIGVIVNYHNDDLMEELEIAIQERDYWTTKILLNKLQRYTVNMYPKPQLEAFVTKIDELGLYFLQREYYDEKRGVVMDQLATLIE; translated from the coding sequence TTGGTTATAGCACACAGAGACGTTGACGAAAAGAAAAATGTCCAAGAACAGTCATTGGAAGAACATCTATATAACACCGGGCAATATGCCGGAAAAATAGGAAAAGAGGTGGAACTTGAGGCTTTTCTAAAACTGTTGGGGTACCTTCATGATATTGGAAAGGCGGATGCAGTATTTCAATCATACATTTGTTCGAAAACGAATGGAAAAGTGAATCATTCTTCCGCAGGAGTGAGAGTCTTATATGATTACATAATTTCTGATGATAGTATGGCGGCTCAATTGGGAAGAAGAAGTTGTTTTCAGTTTTTCTATGAAGTATCAGCATATGTAATTTTTGCTCATCATGGTCTATATGATCTTGTCGACGAAAAAGATTGCGAGTATCGGAATGTTGGCCGCTTTCACTATGACGAGAATGGAGATTATCATTACAGTGAAGATATCATCCTTTTTGTTCGGCAATTCGACGAACTACTTCAGAAAAGAGGGGAATTATCCATTTCTGAATTGATAAAGAATGCATATACAGAATTTCACGCAGTATACAAGAAATTGATTCATCTTGCAAAGATGAATTGTAATGCGGACAGACAAAGGCAGGAAAAGCAATACTATATGGGGTGTCTTACGCGATTGTGTTTGTCAATTATCAAAGAGGCAGATATATATGACTCAGCAAATGCTTTTCACTATCCGAAGCAGCCATTGTGGAATAAAAGGGATACGCAAAAGGTCTGGGAACAATGTTATGAGCGAATCGAAACGATGTATCAAAAGTATGAAGCTGTGCCAAATCCCACGAAACTGAATCAGACAAGGAGCGATTTGGCAGATGCAATCAAAGAAGAAGCAAGAGTCCGCGGTGATGGTGTTTTTAAGCTAGAACTGCCCACAGGTGCCGGTAAAACGAAGGCGGGACTTCGCTATGCCATTACGAATGCAAAGCGATATGAAAGAAGCAGAGTGTTTTATGTCACTGCATATTTGTCTGTCTTAGAGCAAAATGCTTCTGATATTAGGGAAATTCTGCAAGATGACAGTAGTATTCTTGAGCACCATAGTAATGTTGTAGATGAAAAAGACATAAAAAGGGATTCTGAGAGTGATAAAGACGATGCGGAATATCATCACATCTCCTATTTAAAAGAAAGCTGGGAGAGTCCTGTGATCCTGACTACAGTAGTCCAGCTGTGTAATACGTTTTATAAAGGAAAGGCATCAAACATTCGAAGGTTTTGCAAGCTGATCAATTCAGTCATCCTCCTGGACGAGGTTCAGAGTTTGCCGTTAAATATACTCTCGAACTTCAACTTGATGATGAATTTTATGAAAACCGTAATGCATTGTAATGTTGTGCATTGTACGGCGACACAACCAGTTTTGGATAATCGGGCAATGAGGTATCCAATTCATTACGGAAACATCAACGGAGAGAATGATTCCATTACCGATGCCGACAGAATAGATTTAAAGTGCTTTCAAAGAGTAGATTTTTATAATCTAACAGGTAAAGACGGTTGCAGAAAACTTGGCACAGGGGCAATTGGTTCATATATCATCAGTGAACTAGAAGAGTTTGATAGTTGTCTGGTGATTTTAAATACGAAAAATGCGGTTGAAGAATTATGTCGGTATTTGGAAGGGAATCTGTTTGATGCAGAAATTATTTATCTTACCACGAACCTATGTGCAGCCCATCGATTAGAACTCATTTCCGGTATGAAGAGAAAACTGGAAGAAAATCGGGATGGACGCATGCGACATAAAATTGTATGTGTCAGTACGAAACTGATTGAAGCGGGCGTGGATGTAGATTTTGATGTTGTGTTTCGATCTTTGACAGGGATTGACAGTTTGATTCAGTGTGCCGGAAGATGTAATCGTGAAGGAAAGTTGATGAAAAATGGCATCTATATTCACGGAAAGTTCTATATCATCCGATATACAGAGGAGAATCTATCGAGTCTTCAGGAAATACAGGCAGCCGCAGATGCAGCAGAGTATGCCATAAGATCTCTGAATCATTGTGAGGATACCCCTTTGGATATGGAATCATTAAAAATGAGATATTACAATAAATATTATGCCGGTAATAATAACGATATGGATTATTATGACTCTGACTGGGAGAGAAGCATGGTTGATGAACTGGGAATTAATTGTCCGGCTCGAGATAGAATTAAAAATAATTTCAATAAGTATCAACCGGTAATCTTTCAGTCATTTGCTCGTGCGGCAAGACAATTCCAACTGATTGGTGATGGAACTATCGGCGTTATTGTGAACTATCATAATGACGATCTTATGGAAGAACTGGAAATAGCTATTCAAGAAAGGGATTATTGGACAACTAAAATATTATTGAACAAATTACAGCGATATACAGTTAATATGTATCCAAAACCACAATTGGAGGCATTTGTCACAAAAATCGATGAGTTGGGATTATATTTTTTGCAAAGAGAGTATTACGATGAAAAAAGAGGAGTTGTTATGGACCAGCTTGCTACTTTGATCGAATAG
- the cas5c gene encoding type I-C CRISPR-associated protein Cas5c, whose amino-acid sequence MQEQFRSDPFYYKVYGDYAMFTDPVTKAGGEKYTYQVPTCQALKGITEQIYWKPTLHYFIDAVKVVKKIQTETKGIRTPLKNGSNDLDYYTYLRDVEYLVKFHFEWNPNRTELEMDRNPIKHEQILLRSISKGGRRDIFLGTRECVGYVERIRADEFESASTAYDGEKISFGIMFHSFDYPDEAIMPEENKLISNFTDITMTNGRIDFIRPEECQIHHKLRNYSIKSYTNENVKSVDEEFQSIPEEGYR is encoded by the coding sequence ATGCAGGAACAATTTAGATCAGATCCATTTTACTATAAGGTATATGGAGATTACGCTATGTTTACGGATCCTGTGACAAAAGCAGGAGGGGAGAAATATACATATCAGGTTCCTACCTGTCAGGCGCTGAAGGGCATTACGGAGCAAATATACTGGAAACCCACATTACACTATTTTATTGACGCTGTTAAAGTAGTAAAAAAGATACAGACCGAGACGAAAGGGATAAGAACACCGCTAAAAAATGGAAGCAACGATTTGGATTATTATACATACTTGCGTGACGTAGAATATCTGGTAAAATTTCATTTTGAATGGAATCCGAACCGTACGGAGTTAGAAATGGACAGGAATCCAATTAAACATGAACAGATTCTTTTAAGATCTATATCAAAAGGGGGCAGGAGAGATATCTTTCTGGGAACAAGAGAGTGTGTGGGATATGTAGAAAGAATCCGAGCAGATGAGTTTGAGTCAGCATCTACAGCGTATGATGGAGAAAAAATTTCTTTTGGTATTATGTTTCATTCTTTTGATTATCCGGATGAAGCAATTATGCCGGAAGAGAATAAATTAATATCCAATTTTACTGACATCACAATGACCAACGGAAGGATCGATTTTATCCGACCAGAGGAATGTCAGATTCATCATAAGTTGAGAAACTATTCCATCAAGTCCTATACAAACGAGAATGTAAAGTCTGTAGACGAGGAATTCCAGAGTATTCCGGAGGAGGGGTATAGATGA
- the cas8c gene encoding type I-C CRISPR-associated protein Cas8c/Csd1, translating into MSVLTALYKTYLTAIENNLVDRTEYLGQKTLLLPVYHSSKKSTGSNDMIEVMLSENAEFIKAAWVPKDQLVIYPVTEESIIRAGKVISPHPLCEELPYLSKEMNPEKHEKYEQVREEWVAYMRNGHPNRLLEIVDQYLLKEHIFYDCIESLYAGVEHEIIKDYKIHILKDGKTSKTVSLEKTFVTFRVELAESTEADLTVSTNKELHKNYIDYVREKNSVYPQEQCDISGEMTYCVSRHRGLLGNAKLISISNHNETYYGRFESGEEVVHIGYETSQMIHLMLKYLLENKQNKKQIGATSFLVNWFSDDIGNEECSNLLDNFSPEKAATLNDTKIPALDEDDDIPEHDTDKPNDLGGFGSSVINDYLSGKQVKIDPNGKFYIMILDKISNGRISIKYFHEMPKSDLLLRAGNWYQQTNWNFYYRDYGMVRETPSLFRYVDTVFGLENKKGYMECKNAKLRTKTVERLLPCILEQRQMPMDIKNRMLENLCNRNSYDKTWNYVLAVGCSIFKKYKIDKKEEVNEMLDETKQKRSYLFGRLLAVYEKLEKDVLVAKDLKKPDDSDSKEKKGVRPTNAERLWSAYAKRPERTLKILEDKVRPYRDIFSKNNARRAIYYDGIIMKIACLIRESNTYEKDKNKALDEDFVFGYYAQKQEFYNSKNKKQENMNVEDMDNGSITE; encoded by the coding sequence ATGAGCGTACTAACAGCTTTATACAAAACATATCTCACTGCGATTGAAAATAATCTTGTGGATCGGACGGAGTACCTTGGTCAGAAAACCTTATTATTACCTGTCTATCATTCAAGCAAAAAATCCACAGGTTCGAATGATATGATTGAGGTAATGCTTTCAGAAAACGCTGAGTTTATTAAGGCTGCTTGGGTACCTAAAGATCAACTTGTGATATATCCGGTTACCGAAGAATCAATCATTAGAGCGGGGAAAGTAATTTCACCTCATCCGCTTTGCGAGGAATTGCCTTATCTGTCAAAAGAGATGAATCCGGAGAAGCATGAGAAGTATGAGCAGGTTCGAGAGGAATGGGTGGCATATATGCGAAACGGTCATCCAAATCGACTGCTTGAAATTGTTGATCAGTATTTGCTGAAAGAGCATATTTTTTATGATTGTATTGAATCACTTTATGCCGGGGTGGAACATGAAATTATAAAGGATTATAAAATTCATATTCTGAAGGATGGAAAGACATCAAAGACTGTCAGTTTGGAAAAGACGTTTGTAACTTTCCGTGTAGAGCTTGCAGAGTCTACAGAAGCAGATCTTACGGTGAGCACAAACAAGGAACTGCATAAGAACTATATCGACTATGTAAGGGAGAAAAACTCTGTATATCCACAGGAACAGTGTGACATTTCCGGCGAAATGACGTATTGTGTATCAAGACATAGGGGCCTTTTGGGAAATGCCAAACTTATATCTATCAGCAACCATAATGAGACGTACTATGGAAGATTTGAATCCGGAGAAGAGGTTGTGCATATCGGGTACGAAACGTCGCAAATGATACACCTGATGTTAAAGTATCTTTTGGAGAATAAACAAAATAAAAAACAAATTGGGGCGACTAGTTTTCTGGTAAATTGGTTTTCGGATGATATTGGAAATGAAGAATGTTCTAATTTGCTTGACAATTTTTCTCCAGAAAAGGCTGCTACTTTGAATGATACAAAAATTCCGGCTCTTGATGAGGATGATGATATCCCGGAGCACGATACTGATAAACCGAATGATCTCGGTGGGTTTGGGTCATCGGTGATTAATGATTATCTAAGCGGAAAGCAAGTAAAGATTGATCCCAATGGAAAATTTTACATTATGATCCTGGATAAAATCTCAAATGGAAGGATTTCGATAAAATACTTTCATGAGATGCCAAAGTCGGATTTGTTACTACGGGCCGGCAATTGGTACCAACAGACAAACTGGAATTTCTATTATAGGGATTATGGTATGGTACGGGAAACCCCATCATTGTTTCGATATGTCGACACAGTCTTCGGATTGGAAAACAAAAAGGGTTATATGGAATGCAAGAATGCAAAACTAAGAACGAAGACGGTTGAGCGATTACTGCCATGTATTTTGGAACAAAGACAGATGCCGATGGATATAAAAAACCGGATGCTCGAAAATCTGTGTAATCGGAATTCGTATGATAAGACTTGGAACTATGTCCTTGCAGTTGGATGTTCAATTTTTAAAAAGTATAAAATAGACAAGAAAGAAGAGGTGAATGAGATGCTGGATGAAACAAAGCAAAAACGCAGTTATCTATTTGGCAGACTATTAGCGGTGTATGAAAAGCTTGAAAAAGATGTGCTTGTCGCAAAAGATCTCAAAAAGCCGGATGATTCAGACAGCAAAGAAAAAAAAGGTGTCAGACCCACGAACGCGGAACGTCTATGGAGTGCGTACGCAAAACGACCGGAGAGAACGCTGAAAATTTTAGAGGACAAAGTCAGACCCTACAGGGATATCTTCTCTAAGAACAATGCTAGGCGAGCCATATATTATGATGGAATCATAATGAAGATAGCTTGTTTAATCAGGGAATCTAATACCTATGAGAAAGATAAAAACAAAGCTTTAGACGAAGATTTTGTGTTTGGATATTACGCCCAAAAACAGGAATTTTATAATTCAAAAAATAAAAAACAAGAAAATATGAATGTGGAGGATATGGACAATGGAAGTATTACAGAATAA
- the cas7c gene encoding type I-C CRISPR-associated protein Cas7/Csd2, with protein sequence MEVLQNKIDFVMFFSVAGANPNGDPLNENMPRIDYDGYGEVSDVCIKRKIRNRMQDMGYSLFVQSNDRIDDQKKSLEERFNSEFDSPKKDPDDKVYQASCEKWMDVRSFGQVMTFQKRSIGVRGPVSLTLAKSLSPVDVISMQITRSTNGMEAKEDKVRSSDTMGMKHFVDYGVYMVKGSINPYFAEKTGFSAEDAEVVKEALCSLFVNDSSSARPEGSMEVKKLYWFTHPNKLGVVSSAKIHGLVEAKELEKGSKAKKYEDYSIQLNQQKLASLESKGLKVEELNGL encoded by the coding sequence ATGGAAGTATTACAGAATAAGATTGACTTCGTAATGTTTTTTTCGGTAGCTGGGGCAAACCCCAATGGGGATCCTTTAAATGAAAACATGCCCAGGATTGACTATGACGGTTATGGCGAGGTGAGTGATGTATGTATCAAGAGAAAAATTAGAAATCGTATGCAGGATATGGGTTATTCATTATTTGTCCAGTCAAATGACAGAATCGATGATCAGAAAAAATCCCTAGAGGAAAGATTTAACTCAGAATTCGATTCACCAAAAAAAGATCCGGATGATAAAGTGTATCAGGCATCGTGTGAAAAATGGATGGATGTACGCAGCTTTGGACAAGTTATGACCTTCCAGAAACGTTCTATCGGTGTACGTGGCCCCGTATCGCTTACGTTGGCGAAAAGCCTTAGTCCGGTGGATGTAATCAGTATGCAAATCACCCGCAGCACAAATGGAATGGAGGCAAAAGAAGATAAGGTTCGTTCATCCGATACTATGGGAATGAAACATTTTGTGGACTATGGTGTATATATGGTAAAGGGCAGCATAAATCCATACTTTGCTGAAAAGACAGGCTTTTCAGCGGAAGACGCCGAAGTTGTCAAGGAGGCATTATGTTCTCTGTTTGTAAATGATTCTTCTTCTGCCAGACCTGAGGGAAGCATGGAAGTGAAAAAACTGTATTGGTTTACCCACCCCAATAAACTGGGAGTTGTGTCTAGTGCCAAAATACATGGATTGGTTGAAGCAAAAGAATTGGAAAAAGGAAGTAAGGCAAAAAAATATGAGGACTATTCCATTCAACTGAATCAACAAAAACTTGCATCGTTAGAGTCAAAAGGTTTAAAGGTAGAGGAGCTAAATGGCTTATAA
- the cas4 gene encoding CRISPR-associated protein Cas4, translated as MAYNEDDFLMISGIQHFIFCRRQWALIHVEQQWEENYFTIDGEQKHERVDNPEIHEKRGNTISIRALRVKSKVLGITGKCDVVELRKADDGIYMPQYGGNYSVIPVEYKRGKPKENNSDKLQMMAEAYCLEEMLETHIDKGYLFYFETKRREEVILTDDLRQEMIESIEEMHSYMNRGYTPKVRTGKKCKTCSLRNICLPVLNNQRSVKDYIQGRINE; from the coding sequence ATGGCTTATAATGAAGATGATTTTCTCATGATTTCTGGAATCCAGCATTTTATCTTCTGCCGACGGCAATGGGCACTGATTCATGTCGAACAGCAGTGGGAAGAAAATTATTTCACGATTGATGGTGAACAGAAGCATGAAAGGGTTGATAATCCAGAAATCCATGAGAAACGAGGGAATACGATCTCAATCCGAGCTTTGCGTGTGAAATCAAAAGTCCTTGGAATTACCGGAAAATGTGACGTAGTGGAATTACGGAAAGCAGATGATGGAATTTATATGCCTCAGTATGGTGGAAATTACTCGGTTATTCCGGTTGAATATAAACGAGGAAAACCAAAGGAAAACAATTCGGATAAATTGCAGATGATGGCTGAGGCATATTGTCTGGAGGAAATGCTGGAAACGCATATTGATAAAGGCTATCTTTTCTATTTTGAAACAAAAAGAAGAGAAGAAGTGATATTGACGGATGATTTGCGGCAGGAAATGATAGAATCAATAGAAGAGATGCACAGTTATATGAACCGCGGTTATACACCAAAAGTGAGAACGGGAAAGAAGTGCAAAACATGTTCCCTGCGAAATATTTGCCTACCTGTCCTTAACAATCAACGAAGTGTCAAAGATTACATTCAAGGGAGGATTAACGAATGA